The segment TCCATGACCAGCCTGCGCACGTTCTGCACGCGCGGGGTATCCGTTTCGACCACCAGCCCTTCGGAGATCTCGTAGATGCAGGAGGCGACCAGGCGGGTGCGCTTCCCCTCGGTGATCTCGACCATGCACAGGCGGCAGGCCCCGTAAGGCGTCAAAGACTCGTTGTAGCACAGGGTCGGGATGTCGATATGGGCTCCGCGCGCCGCTTCCAGGATCGTCGTATGGGGGGCGGCCTGGATCTTCCGCCCATCGATCGTCAGCGTGATCATTTCCGTCATCGTTTTGCTCCTT is part of the Desulfatiglans anilini DSM 4660 genome and harbors:
- a CDS encoding 2Fe-2S iron-sulfur cluster-binding protein, which gives rise to MTEMITLTIDGRKIQAAPHTTILEAARGAHIDIPTLCYNESLTPYGACRLCMVEITEGKRTRLVASCIYEISEGLVVETDTPRVQNVRRLVM